The nucleotide sequence TCCGGCGAACTGTCCGCCGGGCAAGCTCCCGGCCAGCAACGGGGCGATGCTCACGGCGATGAGCGCGCCCTATGCCGCCTCGATCCGGCGACTCGGCCCGGTGCCCGACACGATGGAGGCGATGCTCGCCGCCTTGGAAAGCGCCGGCGACGTGGATGTTATCGTCACCAGCGGCGGAGCCTCCGTCGGCGACCATGACCTGGTGCGCCCCGCGCTCGAGCACTGGGGCGCGGACATCGATTTCTGGCGGGTGGCGATCAAGCCGGGCAAGCCGCTGCTCCTCGCGCGCAAGGAAGCGCAATGGGTCCTCGGCCTGCCAGGCAACCCGGTCTCGAGCTACGTCACCGCATTCCTGTTCCTGCTGCCGCTGCTGCGCCGGCTCGGCGGGGCCGCAGAACCGCTGCCGCGCCCGCTGCAACTCCCGCTCGGCATGGCGCTGCCCGCAGCCGGCGATCGCACCGAATTTCTCCGCGCCCGGATCGTGGCAGAAGCGCTGGTCGCCGTCGACGAACAGGATTCGAGCGCCCTGCGCGCGCTGTCCGCGGCCGAAATGCTGATCGTGCGTCCCGCCGGAGCGGGTCCTGCCTCGCCCGGCGACGGCGCCCTGGCCTATCGCCTCGAAAACGGCGGTATCGCTTGACGGCCTTGCAAAAGTTGCCTACCTGTTCCGCATTCGTTCCCGAATTGGAACACTTTTTGCGGAGAGAACAGGGATGTTGACCGCCAAGCAGCACGAATTGCTCCTCTACATCCAGCGCAAGCTGGAGGAGACCGGTATTTCGCCCTCGTTCGAGGAGATGAAGGAAGCGCTCGATCTGAAGAGCAAGTCGGGCGTGCACCGCCTGATCTCGGCGCTCGAAGAACGCGGTTTTCTCCGCCGCCTGCCCAACCGAGCCCGCGCGCTCGAAGTGCTCAAGCAGCCGGAGAACGTAAAGGGTCAGACCCCGGCAGCGGCCAATTCGAACGACCCGCTTACCCGGGTGACGACGCCGCCGCGCGCCGCCGCGCCGGCCAACGACGTGATCGAGATCCCGCTCCACGGCCGCATCGCCGCCGGCGTTCCGATCGAGGCGATGGAAAGCGACCGCACGCTGCCGGTTCCCGCCGCGCTGCTCGGCTCGGGCGCTCACTACGCGCTCGAGGTGTCGGGCGATTCGATGATTGAAGCCGGCATTCTCGACGGCGACTTCGCGCTGGTGAAGAAGACCGACACCGCACGCGACGGCGAGATCGTCGTCGCCCTCGTCCGCAACGAGGAAGCGACCCTCAAGTACCTGCGCCGCGAAAACGGCAAGATCCGCCTCGACCCCGCCAATGGCGCCTACGATCCGCAGATCTACGCCGAGCATGAAGTCCAGGTGCAAGGCAAGCTTGCCGGGCTGCTGCGGCGATATCACTAGGCGTTTTACTTCCGCGGGTGCCACCACCCGTGCTCACCCTGGCTCGCCGCCACGGTCGTGACGTCGACGCCGCTCTCGCCCAGCACCAGCGCCACTCCGCCGGTCTCGCCCAGGGTCCGCGCGTCGGCCAGCAACGCGCGCGGCCGGCATGAGCGCGGAAGGTAGCGGTCGGCGACCACGATGTCGGCGCGTTCGCAGGCTGCCGCCAGTGCGCGTTCCTCGATCATGTTGCGGCTGCGGGCCATGAGGAGGCGCCAGGACCGCCCCGCCCGTTCTATCGTCAGGGTGCAGAAATCGCGCGAGCACTCGGCCCCCCGCCAA is from Croceibacterium aestuarii and encodes:
- a CDS encoding molybdopterin molybdotransferase MoeA, producing the protein MTPPLPLGEAQARLLGTVEPLAAETVAAHGAIGRHLAEPLRAARTQPAADLSAMDGYAVCGDDLEGPWAVDGESAAGHPFAGTLAPGQAIRISTGALMPAGGGAVLLQENAVREGNFLKLNGEGVPSERHIRRAGFDFRAGDALLDAGTRIGPAQLALAMAAGHGALAVHCLPTLAVLDSGDELAADPANCPPGKLPASNGAMLTAMSAPYAASIRRLGPVPDTMEAMLAALESAGDVDVIVTSGGASVGDHDLVRPALEHWGADIDFWRVAIKPGKPLLLARKEAQWVLGLPGNPVSSYVTAFLFLLPLLRRLGGAAEPLPRPLQLPLGMALPAAGDRTEFLRARIVAEALVAVDEQDSSALRALSAAEMLIVRPAGAGPASPGDGALAYRLENGGIA
- the lexA gene encoding transcriptional repressor LexA, whose translation is MLTAKQHELLLYIQRKLEETGISPSFEEMKEALDLKSKSGVHRLISALEERGFLRRLPNRARALEVLKQPENVKGQTPAAANSNDPLTRVTTPPRAAAPANDVIEIPLHGRIAAGVPIEAMESDRTLPVPAALLGSGAHYALEVSGDSMIEAGILDGDFALVKKTDTARDGEIVVALVRNEEATLKYLRRENGKIRLDPANGAYDPQIYAEHEVQVQGKLAGLLRRYH